Proteins encoded by one window of Elaeis guineensis isolate ETL-2024a chromosome 12, EG11, whole genome shotgun sequence:
- the LOC105055764 gene encoding uncharacterized protein — protein sequence MLQAMFQPQEELAMEGLCCSIAFQILDFDDDVTKLFPDTLRTSEVSSGSAAGGGSCIDPSPCYDDDNSFVAPAAFSPLPSMDPSTFSALLDSSQPPPDDIAAVISSYAPPPPFPVPPTKLADQPDQCDMSVTSQNSAFQLLEGPLLQPPPPLVYEEECLPSAMSTASAYVGWNPSPFMDAGVIEGGGGLYSGGGMRLWEGQQSLYQGGMNLGPEETGMAPMEMVAGRGGIGFYGQCHRSTDLQVLGDSHQHLVGSCSSTKPLVVSDVSAALDESCYRVGRLSVEERKEKIHRYMKKRNERNFHKKIKYACRKTLADNRPRVRGRFAKNDEFGEAARPSSSTNHEYDDHEEEMVKDNVTFDPSDIIANISDVNSFQYNYTIGSWK from the exons ATGCTGCAGGCCATGTTCCAACCGCAGGAAGAGCTTGCAATG GAGGGCCTCTGCTGCTCCATTGCCTTCCAAATCCTTGACTTCGACGACGATGTCACCAAGCTGTTTCCTGACACCCTGAGGACCTCTGAAGTTTCTTCCGGCTCTGCCGCTGGCGGTGGCAGCTGCATCGACCCCTCCCCCTGCTACGACGACGACAACTCGTTCGTTGCCCCCGCTGCCTTCTCCCCCCTACCTTCCATGGACCCTTCCACCTTCTCTGCCCTTCTCGACTCTTCCCAACCACCACCTGACGATATTGCCGCCGTCATCTCCAGCTACGCGCCCCCTCCGCCGTTCCCTGTGCCGCCGACAAAGCTCGCAGACCAGCCCGACCAATGCGACATGTCAGTGACATCGCAGAACTCCGCTTTCCAGCTTCTGGAAGGGCCGCTGCTACAGCCGCCACCGCCATTGGTGTACGAGGAGGAGTGCTTGCCATCAGCCATGTCAACGGCGTCGGCCTATGTGGGGTGGAACCCGTCACCGTTTATGGATGCCGGCGTCATAGAGGGTGGCGGCGGGCTTTACTCGGGAGGAGGTATGAGGCTTTGGGAGGGTCAGCAAAGCTTGTATCAAGGAGGGATGAATCTGGGCCCGGAGGAGACAGGGATGGCTCCAATGGAAATGGTCGCGGGAAGGGGAGGCATAGGGTTCTACGGACAGTGCCACCGCTCTACCGATCTCCAG GTGCTCGGAGATAGCCACCAACATCTGGTGGGCAGTTGTAGCAGCACCAAGCCACTGGTAGTGTCTGACGTATCTGCTGCATTGGACGAGTCCTGCTACAGAGTAGGCCGCCTCTCTGTTGAGGAAAGGAAGGAAAAGATCCACAGATACATGAAGAAAAGGAACGAGAGAAACTTCCATAAGAAGATCAAG TATGCATGCCGGAAGACATTGGCGGACAACCGACCTCGGGTCCGAGGAAGATTTGCAAAGAATGATGAGTTTGGAGAGGCAGCAAGACCAAGTAGCTCCACCAATCATGAATATGATGACCATGAAGAA GAAATGGTGAAGGACAATGTCACATTTGACCCCTCGGATATTATCGCAAATATCAGTGATGTTAATTCCTTTCAATATAACTACACAATAGGGTCATGGAAATGA